TGACATTGACATGCTTATTCCCAATTGCTTCTTTAGAATGGGAGCTGCAGCCGTCATGCTCTCCAATTTTCGCCTTCATAGATGGCGCGCCAAGTATGAACTCAAACAGGTAAATATTTTACACAGTCGTGCAATCAGATTTCGCTGTATCAGTTTTAGAATATCTTAAATAATGATATTATGGAGATTGTGGTGTAGTTGGTGAGAACTCACAAGGGAATGGAGAATAGAAGCCACAAAAGTATACACCAAAGGGAAGATAGTGAAGGAAGGAAGGGCATTTCGGTAAGCAAAGATGTAACTGAAATTGGAGGGCATGCATTGAAGGCTAACATAACCACATTAGGCCCTCTGGTGTTACCTGTTTCAGAGCAGCTTCATTTCTTCACTAACTTGCTcttcaagaaaaggaaaacaaagCCGTACATACCGGATTACAAGCTGGCATTCGAGCACATGTGCATCCAGGCCACAAGCAAGAAAGTTCTGGACGAGATTCAGAAGAATTTGGAGCTGACGGAGGAGTACATGGAAGCGTCGAGGAAGACGTTGGAGCGATTTGGAAACACTTCTAGCAGCAGCATTTGGTATGAACTGGCATACCTTGAGTTTAATTCAAGGGTGAAAAGGGGTGATCGTGTTTGCCAGATTGCATTTGGGTCTGGATTCAAGTGTAATAGTGTTGTTTGGAAGGCTCTAAGGAATGTTAAAACACCAAAATGTTCTCCTTGGTTTAAGGATGAATGACTCAGGAATCATCCCACAAATACATGCAAAGATTTAATAGAGATTTGATTTGGAGTTTTAGTTTGTTGGTAAAATAAGATCATCCAAATGATTTTAATATGTTATCAAGTTATCTTCTAACAATTTTCTAGGTTAAACATGCTATCACTGTAAGAATTATGAGATAGAAAATATTTGATACCAATTTTCAGACTAAACTTTAGACTGCACCTAGTTTTATGTATCAATACATCAAGTTTAATCCATCATTAGATTGCCAATTGCATCATACATTTAAGAGGAACATGATATTTTAAGGACAAATTCCCCACCATTTTATGTGTCAGAATATATTAGGATTAATTAGgatttattagaattatttagttttatttgaatatttattatagaatattacgtctttattattataattctcTTAACACCTATAAATacttttttatattgtatcattttaGACAACTTGAATACACTCAATAACACATAAACTTTTTTTCTACTgttttttcttatctttctaTCATGGTATCAAAATTATGGTATCCTCTTTGAAAATGAtaggttattttttttttttttttaaagtttgtGTGTCTATTCAAATTGTGTAAAATGAAAGATATTTATACGTGCTAAgaaaatcataataataaaaatataatattatataataaatatttagatatattaaatatttttaacgaatactaattgatcctaatatATTCTAACATTACATTATGAATGAATAGTAGATGGTTTTGACCAGCCTAGGATACCCAAAACCTGAGGCAGAGGAAGGATGAAAAGAACATGAAAAGGCATAAAGCACATGGTTCCCAAACACAAGCTCTTAGATTAGATCTAACACACAAGAATaactaacaattaataattGTAATAGTGGGTAGTGTCAATCACTTAATCTTATATTGCTccaatataaataaataaccaATGTAAACAAAagtttatttagaatgaaatcAGAAACAGTTTTCTGGTACAGGAGCATTCACCATTGGGGGTGGTAGAATTTGGTcatccaacacaaaacttaaaagTATGCTGCACTAATGCGCTATGGATGGAAAGACAGAAATTATAGGTGCAGACTAAGCAAAAATTTTCACCTAACAGCAATCTTAAGAcagcataaaaataaataaataaaaaattgtgcTTATTTTGCTTCTTTACGTTAACCAAAGAAAGGCTAAACATTCCTCATCATCAtgtaatatgaaaaaaattgacAGCCGGATTTCTAAAGTGTCCTCAATAATATAATCAAGGAGTTTAAAAAGAATTACTAGATCACAATCATATGTTCATCAATTCATTTATGCTCTGATACATTATTTACATCAATCATATAATGTAATAAAATGGATCAAAAAATTCATCACCTAAACACATCATCTCCATAATTGCATTGATGTGAAAAGATTCATCTACCCTCAACTACAGATTTAGACCAAGTAAGAGACATTGAAGAAGTATTAGACCGGCGAATATCTTCAAATGTTGGGTGTGTTGAATAGCTAAAATAATTAGAATACTCAGAAAAAATATCCCCAGATTTCAACTTTAGAAGCAAACAAGTATCCACATTCTCATTCTCTGATTCTTCTCCTCCCTCATTGTTCTTCCCTTCTAAAATACTCACAACTTGTCTCATGTTTGGTCTTGATTTTGGTTCAGGGTATGCACACAACAATCCCAACTGAAGAACCTTCTCAACTTGTTGCAGATTGAAGTCTCCTTTAGCTCTTAACCTCTCATCAAGTGCATGGATTAGTTCCCCTTTAACCATTAGTCCCCACACAAACTCCACAAGAGGTGCCTTACCTTCTTCCATAGGCCTCCTTCCACACATGACCTCTAAAATCAAGATTCCAAACATGTACACATCCGTGCGAGTCGAGGCTTGTCCGGTCTTGATCACTTCTGGAGCCATGTAACCAACTGTCCCAACCAACTTTGTTGTGCTAGCAACTTGGCCATGGCTATGCATTCTTGCTAATCCAAAGTCTCCAAGCTTTCCATTCATATCTTTATCAAGTAACACATTGCTGGCTTTTATGTCCCTATGCAGAACTTGCTCTTCCCAACCTTCATGCAAATACAACACAGCAAAGGCCACATCTTTGATGATTCTTATTCTCTCTTCACAGTTCAGCATCATGCTCTCATCACAAAACACTCTCTTATCCAAACTCCCATTATCCATGTATTCAtaaactaacaagaaatttcCCATGTCTTTCTTGCACCATCCTCTCAAAGCAACCAAGTTTCTCTGCTTCAATCTTCCAAGGCTTGAAATTTCTGCTAGGAACTCTCTCACGCCGTCGTTCTCTTGTGATATTCGCTTCACGGCCACCTCTGCGCCGCCTCTTAGAACACCCTTGTAGACCTTACCATTGCCACCAACTCCAATCACATTTTCCTCACAGAATCCCTTTGTTGCTGCCTCAATTTCTTCATATGTCATTCTGTGTGGCCAATACTCTAACTCCCAATCTTCcatttccattctcttccttTCAAGCCTTCTCTTTCTCCGAATCAAAAACATTGCAAGCAAAACAAAGACACAAACAACAAAGAAGATACCTACTGTGAACCCTGCAACAAACCCCTTTGACTTGAAAATTGAATCCTTTGGAAGAACAAAAGAGGGTAAACCAGTAGTAATTAGTTCTTCACTTAATGAAAAATTAGTGTTGCTAAAACTCCAAGCAAGAATCTTGTGACTCTCAACTAATTGCCCTGTGGAACTGGTAAATCCAACAAACATCTCATCTACAAAAACTTGAGACAAGTTAAGAGAAACATTCAACAAAGGTTTCATAGGCCTTTTCATACCAACCTTTGCCATGGTAACATTGAGCAAAGAATCCTCATATTCAATCCAAACTTGGTAGTTCTCACCATTGTTGAGCTTCAATTCCTTGAAAGAATCATGATCTTCATCTGGCCAATACCCTGCATCATGAGATGCAACAGAGGTGAGAGAGTTTATGTCAACCCCAACATGGTTGGCGCTTATGTCATCAAACTCCTGGTTCTTGAACACATCAAACTCAACACCAAACACATGGTTGCTTGAATTTCCATTGTTGGTGAAGTTGAAGAGCCCCAGATTCTGAGAAGCAGTGCTTGTACCATGGAATATGCCAGTGAGTGGTGTGAAGATGAAGACAAATCCATGGCCAGGAAGAGTGTCCTTAAAAGGTGCCATGGAGAATATAAAGGAAGTGGAAAAAGGGTAGACATAGGAAGAAGAATTTGACTTCTTGGTTTGGATCTTCTTATGGTAAAGTGCACGACCAACTGAGAAAGTTTGGTGATGTGTGAGGGTTAGGATTCTTGAGTCAATGGTTGCATTCCCATACAACAACACATCAGAGGAGTTGAAGCCATTGAAGACAAAATCAGTGGCAGATATTGAGCTCAAAAGAACAATAACTGATACAAGAAATGGTGGAAGAAGCTGTGAGTTCATGTGCTTCATCATCTTGGTTCAGAACAAGAGaagaaaattgaagaaaatcATGTGTAAGAATAGAAAGAAGCCTTTTGGATTGGATAGTATTTGAAGTTTCCTCAGTCAAATAATGAAATAGTGTTGGgaattatgaaaaatatttatttttttaaaatttatttttgagttttatttattgaaatatacgttttttttttttgtatttggaCAAGTTCCTCGCACTTTATAGTGAAttctataaaaattattaactaaatacaaaaaaatatacatttcGATAAAATGAAACTGGAAACtaaatttagtaaaaataaatatttttataatttattaaggaaaaaaaattcattaattaaCCTTTGTATAATGACGTTTTGTGAGTTGACAATTGACAAAGGAGAATTAAATGCTAAACAAGATTTGTGTGAATGAGTATCCCATACTAGAACCAAATTTTAGTTCACCAGTGGAATTTAACCTCGTTGActtttacaataataataattattattataatttattttcttttaatatttttcattcATATCAAATAACACGCATATtatagtcacaaaaaaaaataacacgCATATTATAATGTTTCTTTTTCGTTTGATTTTCATTAAACTATTAATAAACCGTTGatttcttaaaattaaaaaagattcaACGATAGATaatataaactaaaattaaataatgttCCCAATGGCGGTAACGCTATTTTAATAAACATAACCGTGAGGTGACAGCTAAGAATTTATGAGCGGGGTACATCGGGGCAGGTAGCTTAGCTAAGTTTACGTCAATGGCTTAACTCACTcgtctttattttttatttttttatttatttactctTTAATGGTTTTTTTTCGTGAAGTTAtcgtaatttttttattttttttattctctcgtggcagttttatttgtgtttttttcgTGTTAGTTTTGTCTGCGTTTTATCTGTATTTTCTTATATTAGTTCCGTCTGCACTTCCTTCAGATAGCAACAGTTCTGTTTGTACTTCTTTCAGATAAGCGGCAGTTTTGTCTGCGCTTTCTTCACAAGCGACAGTTTCGTCTGCACTTACTTCAGACAAGCAGCAGTTCTGTCTGTGCTTTCTTCAGATAAGCTGCAGTTCCGTTTGCGCTTCCTTCCCTCAGTTTCGTCTGCACCCGTTTTATCAATTTatgcacaaaaaaaaatttctcctTATTTTGTTGCACTTGAGTTTGAAGGgaatgttagaatataattatgatcaattagtattatttagtatatcttaatatttattataagagATTACGTCTTATTATTACGATTCTGTTAGTActtataaatacttttttatGTTGTATCTTTTTAGACAACTTAATTACACTCAATAAcacacaaattatttttttaatttaatatcttGTTTCTAACCATTATAATGGTTAAATAGTTAAATttacaaataattaataatttaatataatttaatcttAATGAGATAACTAATATCAAGTTTAcataaatgttttttttttatcatagataaaaaattcaaactctcaatctcttaattgagtataaaaaaattatatcatttaaaCTATAATCTATTAACAGTCGCCATAAACATTTACTcatgaaaataaagaagaattttattgactttaaaaattaaatgacTACTTCTACTATTCTACATTCACTGGTacactttttaaaataaattttaacaattaacaaaaatattaacacCAGGTATTAACTATTTTTCACCTATAAAAATAGTAAGAGAGTATTGACTTCTtattaacaaatttaaaaataaatcgtATACcaaataaaagattttgttaACAAAATGCTTGTTAAAAATACaagaatattaattatttataaataaaaaattatattattgtaTTCTTAACAAATGCACTTAgctaaaacataaataaaatctaaaatctttaaattaaataattttttctttgcTATACCCTATTGAAGAATGGGCCTAGAATTATAATGGGAACTGCACAAGGTTGAAGGTTTTGACTAGAAGAAAACGGAGACAAAGAAAACACGGCATCCATATTCAATGCAAACTTTCACTCTCCAAACTCCATGACTCCTCCTTGTACGGAAGGATTACGACACGTTTTGtggattttttaaatttttgatgcattaacaatataaaataattttataggtatatttaattatataatataaaaataattattttttatattaattatataatttatcatttaaaaaataaatataattatccAATACTCTACtattaaatgtaaaaaaaaattagaataactattaaaaatattactaaaagtaatttagaaaaattaattattgtctCAAATATTGTATATACataaaaaacacaaataatttaaaacaaaaggaataataaataaacCGCCACATTGTTTTCCCAATTTACTATAAATGTCTGACTTTTTTCCATATGTCTGCGCCGTAATAGAAATTTTTTGTCGATGGTTGATTTCTTTTGCCCAGATCATGATTCATGAATGAATtgtcaataataaaatatagttGATGCTTTTCCCACCTCAGTTTATGAATATGATTTACAAGTTGCAATTAGAGCTGTCAAATTAAATCCTAATCTTATAAGGGATGGTCTTAAGTCTTAATTTTTTTCATCCCAAGGttctaaatatatataaaaaaaaatctgatAAATCCTAATTTTAACCAGactctaaaaataattatagttcaattaaatatgttaaatcatttagtttttttaattaaatatcgaaattacatataaatatgAAGTATCTTAATACAAAAGATgatcttttattttagtttcttttttttatttcagaCTTAAAAGACAGCATTTAATCAGAACTGATTGTCAAGGCTTTGTTGATGTTCATATCTTGAAAAAGTTTTGACAAATAATCttcaaaagaaagaaacaatatTTTGGCTCTTCAAaagtaaatttaatttaatgaaataaaacaaatataactaaaaaattatccttttttatattaaaaaaaatcctttCATTTTTCGGACTGGAAAAAATCcgttttttttttggacttgaaaaaaaatccttttctttttttggtcaGCGGAAAAAAAtccttttatgttgttcttttttctcttctcttgtTGGGCctaaactttttcttttgatattttaatttttatcttggGTCTACCAAAAAGCCCAAAACATAGCTAAAGCCCAAAAATTTTACCCACTGGGCAAATGGCTAATAAATTTCAAGCCCTATTGACCAAAACAACAAAATCCCCACCGTCCCtcccaaaaacaaaaaatgaagcAATGAACAAGCACGTGAGGAGTGTTATATTAGGGAGACATTAATGATTAATCATTGATATAAGTTCCTTAATTAAGTTTGGTCTATAATAAACTTAACTTAGTGGCTCCTATTAATTAGGCACACTTTAAAATTGCTGCATCAATAAATCATCGAGTTGGGTATGGTGATACATTATACTGATACCGGAACATGATGAGCTGTATGATGCAAATGCGTTCAGAAATGAAGTTGCTTAATTGCTTCAAAAGATATAGTCGGTGGTGTCATAAAGATTAAAGAGAGAAATTAATctcataataatataatatcataTACATTGGTactactccataaatagaaatAGAAGGATAACACTTTTTGGGGGAGGAAGGTTTTCTCATACATATATTTCTTTTTACTTCTAAGTTCTGATACCAAATTAAATAATGGATTActtctaatttttatattaaattaaataactcTATATTCAGgcaaattaaaatacataaaataattaatgaatttaTACACAATCTCACAATTTAATTGCAGCTAATCCATCcgataaaaaaaaacaaaaaaaaaatgatttgtcttcaaataaatatattaattttcaGAGTTTGTTCAaatgattaattatttataatcaGATGGAATAATGGAATTTTTGGTCACTAAAGTATATTTTGCTTCTCAATGATCCATGATTCGGTTCCTTATGAATCATGgcaaataaaattttgaactaatgactaagaattaaaatttttattaattaaat
This sequence is a window from Arachis stenosperma cultivar V10309 chromosome 10, arast.V10309.gnm1.PFL2, whole genome shotgun sequence. Protein-coding genes within it:
- the LOC130954721 gene encoding L-type lectin-domain containing receptor kinase VII.1-like — protein: MMKHMNSQLLPPFLVSVIVLLSSISATDFVFNGFNSSDVLLYGNATIDSRILTLTHHQTFSVGRALYHKKIQTKKSNSSSYVYPFSTSFIFSMAPFKDTLPGHGFVFIFTPLTGIFHGTSTASQNLGLFNFTNNGNSSNHVFGVEFDVFKNQEFDDISANHVGVDINSLTSVASHDAGYWPDEDHDSFKELKLNNGENYQVWIEYEDSLLNVTMAKVGMKRPMKPLLNVSLNLSQVFVDEMFVGFTSSTGQLVESHKILAWSFSNTNFSLSEELITTGLPSFVLPKDSIFKSKGFVAGFTVGIFFVVCVFVLLAMFLIRRKRRLERKRMEMEDWELEYWPHRMTYEEIEAATKGFCEENVIGVGGNGKVYKGVLRGGAEVAVKRISQENDGVREFLAEISSLGRLKQRNLVALRGWCKKDMGNFLLVYEYMDNGSLDKRVFCDESMMLNCEERIRIIKDVAFAVLYLHEGWEEQVLHRDIKASNVLLDKDMNGKLGDFGLARMHSHGQVASTTKLVGTVGYMAPEVIKTGQASTRTDVYMFGILILEVMCGRRPMEEGKAPLVEFVWGLMVKGELIHALDERLRAKGDFNLQQVEKVLQLGLLCAYPEPKSRPNMRQVVSILEGKNNEGGEESENENVDTCLLLKLKSGDIFSEYSNYFSYSTHPTFEDIRRSNTSSMSLTWSKSVVEGR